Within the Hermetia illucens chromosome 6, iHerIll2.2.curated.20191125, whole genome shotgun sequence genome, the region TCTTttctcctcccctcccgttggtggatGGAAGGCTTCCTAAGCCTATGTAtctttgcggaagtccaacactctgagCGTAAGCAAAAGATCAGGGCGAAGCAAGGAGGCTTAGTCAAGGATTTTTAAGACCCTTCCCTTCAGATACAGTAACTAAATAAAAATGAGTGAGAGatacttttttttatcaaagaGGACGCTTTCAAGTCATCTTGGTAAGCTCCAAGAAAATCATTTCAGAAGAGCTCTTTAGGGTAAACGTAGATTTAGGTGCATTGCCCGACGTCATTTCGTCCTAGACGTATTCCAAAATACGTGAGTCCCATTCATAGTCACCCATAAAACAAAGTTGACCTAGCATTTATCCTACTGTGAGATTCAGTCGTTTTTCATTCATGATTTGCAAAGTTCACATAGTTTTAGTCGCTtagaaaaacaaaacacaatttCAGAAGGAATGCTAAGAAACGTCAATGAAGTTTTGAGCGATTTCTTTTATGGCGAAATTACATGTTGAATTTAGAAggataattttataaaaaaaaatttattgaagTTGTGTTTAATAAATTACAGCGACGGAAACAGTTTACCGAGTTTTGTGCCTAATTTCCCTCTTTTCTCCCCGTTCCAACccttcttttctattttaaGTAAAGATCGAAAATCATCTGCTTTTGTCTCGAGAAACGGTTTAAGTGtggattagttttttttttcttgaacgaAGATTATATAACGGACGACGCGTTATCTACAGTAATCGATATATACCATACAATTGTTGTGTTGTTAGTGCCTTTTCGCTGGAGAGTGTGAAGATGGTGATATTCGCCAAGGATATTATAGCGTGGACCGGGAAAGGTATTAATAAGCTGAGGAATTGTGAAAGTTACGAACTGTATGGGAAGATACCAGTATGCAAAGGAATGGAAAAGTTCTCGTCTATCTTATTGGAACAGCCCACGGAAACTGGGCGCATGTTTGATAACGGACTCTTCCTGGCATTTGTTTTTggattcttctcttttcttattaCGTCCATTTATACGATATTTGTGGAGGATAGCAAGGTAAGGGTTGGAAGGATGGGATCAGTGGATTTACTGTAGTTAATGTTGACTTTTTCAATTGCAGTCACTTAAAGAAATTAGTAATAAGGTAATTAGAACGACGGATACGATAGTAACCGTGCTACGGACAATGTGGACTTTGAAAGTAAGTAAAGAAAGTAACTCGACGCTAGAGCAGGAGCTGATTGAGATTAATAAAAGTAAAGTGCCTATACAACCCGCAAATCCCTATGTTTCCCTTGAAAAAATGAAGGTAAGTCTCAGCCTTGTGACGAAGATTTCAATTGTAACCGCCCTTGCTTTTGTGATTTACAGGAAGAAGTAATTCCCAAAGAATCTAAAGAGTCAGAAGAAATTGAGTTTGTTGAGCAAATCGAATTTTCACTCAATGACGAGTGGCACCCGCCCAAAGACGAGGAGAACAAATCCTATATGACGGAAACGCCCGCAGCAATACCCATAATCGATAACATTCAGGACAACTGCGAAGTAGAGGCAGCGCGAGAGATCAAGAAGCCTTCGCCACGGCCGCCTAAATCCAACAGCGGTCGCGCCAAGATCCTCGACAAAGACTCCAACCTGCAGGTGTTGTACGAAAAGAAGACTGCTGAGTCGTATTCGCTACACTCTCGCTACGACGAAAGCTCGATATCGCATCCCGAGGATTTCAGAGATTCGAGATGGTCCAATGCGAATTCGACTGGCAGTCGACCGAGCAAGAGGTACCAAACGCCCAATGCCCCGAATAAGGACGTACGACGCCAACATTCCCCCGATTTTCGTGCCGTGAACAGGCAGCCGTCGCGAATGAGCTACTTGTCTTACTCGTCGCGAAAATACAGGCCGAATAACGAGAGCGGCAATGAGCTTCCCTCGCGGGGTATATTCGACCAACAACGACGACGAGATAAGGCCAGAACTCGACGGAGCAACAGCACGGAACGCAATCCGGTGGCCATGTCGTGGGATATGAAGTCGATGAATGGCATGAAGAACCGCACGGTGCGCGGCGACAAGTTCAATCGGGACAATCGAACGTCTCTAATGCCCGAGTATTCAAGGTAAATAAATTGTGTATCGAATTGTCAAATAAAATGAGTATTTATGGATCTGAAacgagttttttttattcaatcacCAATTGGGGGACAGTGTGGGGGTGTACAAAGCTAGATGCGAACTTATTTAGATGTTGACTAAGTAGTCGTTGATGCTGGATGGGTCCAGGCGCCTGAAGCCGTTCTCATCGCATATTCCGACTTCAATGTTGTCGGGGGTCATCTTGCCCTCGAAGCCTTCTTTCAGGGTCAGGATGGCTGTGTGCACGGCGTCGTCGAGCTCCAAATCTTCATTATATCTGCAAGAAAGCTGATTAGTTTTACGTTTCCATGAATTGAGTCATCCGCGGCACCTCTTTTCGAGGAAAGTCTTTCCGTTTATCGAATTCTTCCCCATGGCGGTCGCTTTCCACGCGAAATACGCTCCCGAAGGATCGCATTGGAATAAGTATGGTCGATTGTTGTCCCATCCGCAAATCAAAAGCGAAACACCGAACGGGCGGACACCACTAAAACGAATTTCTAGACGTAAGGACAGGAAATTATCACCGAATTTTGAAGGCAACCTACCCTGACTGTGTGAACTCCTGCATCAAGTTTGCAACTCGCTGCACCAACTGAGCAACTGGAATTGGTTCTTTGTATGTAAGGTAGTAGCTTTGAGCCATTTTCCGCGCTTGCTTGACCAGAAGCCGGTAGTCGGGACCCATGCCGGAATATACCATTCCAATGTGGCCGGTTATCATCTCAACGCGATTCACACTGTGCTCGTCGTAAAGATATGATTTGTGCTTGTTTTCCGTAGCA harbors:
- the LOC119660210 gene encoding uncharacterized protein LOC119660210, whose product is MVIFAKDIIAWTGKGINKLRNCESYELYGKIPVCKGMEKFSSILLEQPTETGRMFDNGLFLAFVFGFFSFLITSIYTIFVEDSKSLKEISNKVIRTTDTIVTVLRTMWTLKVSKESNSTLEQELIEINKSKVPIQPANPYVSLEKMKEEVIPKESKESEEIEFVEQIEFSLNDEWHPPKDEENKSYMTETPAAIPIIDNIQDNCEVEAAREIKKPSPRPPKSNSGRAKILDKDSNLQVLYEKKTAESYSLHSRYDESSISHPEDFRDSRWSNANSTGSRPSKRYQTPNAPNKDVRRQHSPDFRAVNRQPSRMSYLSYSSRKYRPNNESGNELPSRGIFDQQRRRDKARTRRSNSTERNPVAMSWDMKSMNGMKNRTVRGDKFNRDNRTSLMPEYSR
- the LOC119660211 gene encoding proteasome subunit alpha type-2; translation: MASERYSFSLTTFSPSGKLVQIEYALQAVAAGAPSVGIMASNGVVLATENKHKSYLYDEHSVNRVEMITGHIGMVYSGMGPDYRLLVKQARKMAQSYYLTYKEPIPVAQLVQRVANLMQEFTQSGGVRPFGVSLLICGWDNNRPYLFQCDPSGAYFAWKATAMGKNSINGKTFLEKRYNEDLELDDAVHTAILTLKEGFEGKMTPDNIEVGICDENGFRRLDPSSINDYLVNI